Proteins encoded by one window of Nitrincola iocasae:
- the mltG gene encoding endolytic transglycosylase MltG has product MLKKLLLLIFISVALVLGAAWYVYNDFEKSLQQPLSLDAEQVITVPSGSSFQQLMRRFETDGWIRNADLMRLYTRLHPEITAIRAGEYAIEPGSSLLDVIDQINRGDVVRYYFTLIEGYTFKQIRAGLEADERIESTLSDSSEADIMAMLGADADQSAEGLFLAETYQFQRGAKDIDLLRRAHNDLKAFLEQQWQARDESLPYNNAYEALIMASIIEKETGVPDERSRIAGVFVRRLNQGMRLQTDPTVIYGMGENYTGRIRRSDLQQPTPWNTYTIDGLPPTPIAMVGREAIVAALNPLEGNELYFVARGDGTHHFSATLREHNNAVNRYQRNRRSDYRSSPATGSEQ; this is encoded by the coding sequence ATGTTAAAAAAACTTTTGTTGCTTATATTTATATCGGTAGCCCTGGTTCTGGGCGCTGCGTGGTACGTTTATAATGATTTCGAAAAGAGCCTGCAGCAACCATTATCCCTGGATGCAGAGCAGGTGATCACTGTGCCATCTGGCAGTAGTTTTCAGCAGTTGATGCGTCGTTTTGAGACGGACGGTTGGATTAGAAATGCCGATCTGATGCGTCTCTATACCCGGTTGCATCCGGAAATTACCGCCATTCGTGCGGGCGAGTATGCCATAGAGCCTGGTAGTAGCCTGCTGGACGTTATTGATCAAATAAATCGTGGCGATGTAGTGCGTTATTATTTCACCCTGATCGAAGGCTATACGTTCAAACAGATTCGCGCGGGGCTGGAAGCCGATGAGCGTATCGAATCTACTCTGTCTGACAGCAGTGAAGCAGATATTATGGCCATGCTTGGCGCAGATGCCGATCAGTCAGCAGAGGGGCTGTTTCTGGCTGAAACCTATCAGTTCCAGCGTGGCGCAAAAGATATTGATTTACTGCGCCGGGCGCATAATGATCTAAAGGCGTTTCTTGAGCAGCAGTGGCAGGCGCGTGATGAATCACTACCTTATAACAATGCTTACGAAGCACTGATTATGGCGTCTATTATTGAAAAGGAAACCGGTGTACCGGATGAACGCAGCCGTATTGCCGGGGTCTTTGTGCGTCGACTGAACCAGGGGATGCGTTTACAGACAGACCCAACCGTCATTTATGGTATGGGTGAAAATTATACTGGCCGTATCCGTCGCTCAGATCTGCAACAGCCCACACCCTGGAATACCTATACCATCGATGGATTACCACCTACGCCCATTGCTATGGTAGGACGTGAAGCCATTGTCGCGGCATTGAATCCGCTGGAGGGTAATGAGCTGTACTTTGTTGCGCGGGGTGATGGTACCCATCATTTTTCAGCGACGTTGCGTGAACATAATAATGCCGTTAACCGCTATCAACGTAATCGTCGCAGTGATTATCGTTCATCACCCGCTACAGGGAGCGAACAATGA
- a CDS encoding PilZ domain-containing protein, protein MSIVPRISHGILSLAIENKEDLYKSFMPFVTHSGLFIPTSRSYQLGEEVFMLLTVMEEQEKIPVTGKVIWVTPKAAQGGRVPGIGIQLTADDAPLVRKIENYLAGALNSSRRTYTI, encoded by the coding sequence ATGTCAATCGTACCCAGAATTAGTCACGGTATTCTTTCTCTGGCCATAGAGAACAAAGAAGATCTGTATAAATCGTTTATGCCGTTCGTAACGCACAGTGGCTTGTTTATTCCCACTTCACGTTCCTATCAATTGGGTGAAGAGGTATTTATGTTGCTGACCGTGATGGAAGAACAGGAAAAAATTCCGGTTACCGGAAAGGTCATCTGGGTAACACCCAAGGCAGCCCAGGGAGGCCGGGTGCCTGGTATCGGCATACAATTGACAGCTGATGATGCGCCGTTGGTGCGTAAAATTGAAAACTATCTTGCCGGGGCGCTGAACAGCTCACGGCGAACTTACACCATTTAA
- the fabF gene encoding beta-ketoacyl-ACP synthase II, translated as MSRKKVVVTGLGLLTPVGNTVKEAWDSILAGKSGAQNIEHFDASAFATRFSAPVKALDLEPYMSVKEARKMDLFIQYGMVAAIQAVQDAGLVVTEENAPRIGCAIGSGIGGLPMIENTHNILNTSGPRKVSPFFVPGSIINMIAGNLAIKYGFRGPNIAITTACTSGTHNIGHAMRMIQYGDADIMIAGGAEMATTPLGIAGFSAARALSTHNDDPQAASRPWDKDRDGFVLGDGAGILVLESYESAKARGAHIYCELSGFGMSDDAFHMTAPPENGAGAALSMTNAMRDASMNPEELHYINAHGTSTPAGDIAESNAAKLVLGDTAKQVRMSSTKSMIGHLLGAAGAVEAAFCVLAIRDQVAPPTINLDNPSEGCDLNYVAHQAQPCKIDTAMSNSFGFGGTNGTLIFSRL; from the coding sequence ATGTCTCGCAAAAAAGTGGTTGTAACCGGCTTGGGTCTGTTAACACCGGTTGGTAACACCGTAAAAGAGGCGTGGGACAGTATTCTAGCCGGTAAAAGTGGAGCTCAGAATATCGAGCATTTTGATGCGTCTGCGTTTGCTACTCGATTCTCTGCACCTGTTAAAGCGCTTGATCTGGAACCCTACATGAGCGTCAAGGAAGCACGCAAAATGGACCTGTTCATTCAGTATGGCATGGTGGCAGCTATCCAGGCGGTGCAAGATGCCGGACTGGTAGTTACTGAAGAGAACGCGCCTCGTATCGGCTGTGCTATAGGTTCAGGCATTGGCGGTCTGCCAATGATTGAAAATACGCACAATATTCTGAATACATCAGGACCACGCAAAGTGTCGCCTTTTTTTGTGCCTGGCAGCATCATTAATATGATTGCTGGTAACCTGGCGATCAAATACGGCTTTCGCGGTCCGAATATAGCGATTACCACGGCCTGTACTTCAGGCACGCACAATATTGGCCATGCCATGCGTATGATTCAGTATGGTGATGCCGATATCATGATTGCCGGTGGTGCTGAAATGGCAACGACCCCGTTGGGGATTGCCGGTTTCTCGGCCGCACGTGCGTTATCAACGCATAATGATGATCCGCAGGCGGCCAGTCGCCCCTGGGATAAAGACCGTGATGGTTTTGTACTGGGTGATGGTGCTGGTATTCTGGTACTGGAATCCTACGAAAGTGCCAAGGCGCGCGGTGCGCATATTTATTGTGAGCTGTCCGGATTTGGCATGAGCGATGATGCATTTCATATGACCGCGCCACCTGAAAATGGTGCCGGCGCCGCTTTATCGATGACGAATGCCATGCGTGATGCCAGCATGAATCCGGAGGAGTTGCATTATATTAATGCGCATGGAACATCGACTCCGGCGGGTGATATTGCTGAATCCAATGCTGCCAAACTGGTGTTAGGTGATACAGCCAAGCAGGTGCGTATGAGCTCCACCAAGTCGATGATCGGTCATTTACTTGGCGCCGCAGGTGCAGTTGAAGCCGCATTTTGTGTGCTGGCGATACGTGACCAGGTGGCTCCGCCGACGATCAATCTGGATAATCCGTCTGAGGGATGCGATCTGAACTATGTCGCGCATCAGGCACAACCCTGTAAAATTGATACGGCTATGTCCAACTCGTTTGGCTTTGGTGGTACCAACGGTACACTGATTTTCAGTCGACTCTGA
- a CDS encoding DNA polymerase III subunit delta' yields MIDKPLVVPWAETLWNKLARQHAESRLPHAILLTGHTGIGKIEFAQAFAHLLLCHQPHNHQPCGHCRSCELLSSGNHPDLVYLHPTEAGKAIKVDQVRELLQFLHNTAQQGGYRVVVMEPAENMNINAANALLKSLEEPGNNTLLLLVSHQPGQLMPTIRSRCQQVGFPMPSADQAAPWLTQQLGIEAERAGQLLRITRGAPLKARLLYQTDRVSFRAGFVTGLADLLKARTTAVTLAEKLYKEDLLQLLEWMYSLLVDIARLQADSETLKISNADMFKMLNAVAKKTTAVKLYSLIDQLQAERISLMERHNPNRQLLLETLLLGWVGLVR; encoded by the coding sequence ATGATCGACAAGCCGCTTGTCGTCCCCTGGGCTGAAACGCTATGGAATAAGCTGGCCAGGCAGCATGCCGAATCCCGCTTGCCGCACGCTATTTTGCTTACAGGCCATACCGGTATCGGTAAGATTGAATTTGCTCAAGCCTTTGCGCATCTGTTGCTTTGTCATCAGCCACACAATCATCAACCTTGTGGCCACTGCCGAAGTTGTGAACTGCTGAGCAGTGGTAACCATCCCGATCTGGTCTATCTGCATCCGACTGAAGCGGGTAAGGCGATCAAGGTTGATCAGGTGCGTGAGTTGCTGCAGTTTCTGCATAATACTGCACAACAGGGTGGCTACCGTGTGGTGGTCATGGAGCCGGCTGAAAATATGAATATCAATGCAGCCAACGCCTTGCTTAAGTCACTCGAAGAGCCAGGCAATAACACCTTGTTGTTGCTGGTATCGCATCAACCGGGTCAGCTAATGCCGACTATCCGTAGTCGTTGCCAACAGGTTGGCTTTCCCATGCCGAGTGCTGATCAGGCTGCACCCTGGTTGACTCAGCAACTGGGTATAGAGGCTGAGCGGGCCGGGCAGTTGTTACGTATTACTCGAGGGGCACCACTCAAGGCACGCCTGCTTTACCAGACTGATCGGGTCAGCTTTAGAGCGGGTTTCGTCACCGGTCTGGCGGATCTGCTCAAGGCGCGTACAACGGCAGTAACACTAGCAGAAAAGCTATACAAGGAAGATTTATTGCAACTTCTGGAGTGGATGTACAGTCTATTGGTGGACATCGCCCGGTTACAGGCCGATAGTGAAACACTGAAAATCAGCAACGCCGATATGTTTAAAATGCTGAATGCCGTTGCTAAAAAGACCACAGCCGTTAAACTTTATTCATTGATTGATCAGTTACAAGCTGAACGGATCAGTTTAATGGAACGTCACAACCCGAATCGTCAGTTGTTGCTTGAAACGCTGCTGCTTGGATGGGTTGGGCTGGTTCGATAA
- the pabC gene encoding aminodeoxychorismate lyase, with amino-acid sequence MAENNIALVNGKPAVTLSFQDRGLSYGQGLFETLRIAGGKPLLWEAHLQRLLRGCQRLHIPAEGLQTALQEDLEQLPVVDQAVLKILVTAGCGGRGYTLPTDIQSTRILQQLPFPDYSDNPGLRGIQARWCNLQLACAPALAGIKHLNRLEQVLARAEWNDPSVQEGIVCGADGYLAEGTMSNLFLVYDGRLMTPDLSLYGIAGIMRNYLIELAASVGIKTETGQYTRAELLAADEVFFCNSLIGIWPLAQLDDQTFIPGPVTRRLQGLLKENYC; translated from the coding sequence ATGGCAGAAAATAACATCGCTTTGGTTAATGGCAAGCCCGCGGTAACGCTATCGTTTCAGGATCGAGGGCTCAGCTACGGCCAGGGGCTTTTCGAGACCCTACGCATTGCCGGTGGTAAACCTTTGTTGTGGGAAGCACACCTGCAACGACTGTTACGTGGCTGTCAGCGTTTGCACATACCTGCTGAGGGGCTGCAAACCGCCCTGCAGGAGGATCTTGAACAATTGCCTGTCGTAGATCAGGCCGTTCTGAAAATCCTTGTCACTGCTGGCTGTGGCGGGCGAGGTTACACCCTGCCTACCGACATCCAGTCCACTCGAATCCTTCAACAACTACCATTCCCAGACTATAGCGACAATCCGGGCTTGCGAGGCATTCAGGCACGCTGGTGCAACTTGCAACTGGCCTGTGCTCCAGCACTTGCCGGTATTAAGCATCTAAATCGTCTCGAGCAGGTACTCGCACGTGCCGAGTGGAATGATCCATCGGTGCAAGAGGGTATTGTATGTGGTGCCGACGGCTACCTGGCTGAGGGGACCATGAGTAATCTGTTTTTGGTGTATGATGGCCGCTTGATGACGCCGGATCTTTCTCTGTATGGTATTGCCGGTATTATGCGTAATTATCTGATTGAGTTGGCCGCCAGTGTGGGAATCAAAACCGAAACAGGCCAGTATACCCGCGCTGAACTTCTGGCTGCTGATGAGGTGTTTTTCTGCAACAGCCTAATCGGCATCTGGCCTTTGGCACAACTTGATGATCAGACTTTTATACCCGGACCGGTGACCCGAAGGCTCCAGGGTTTGCTGAAAGAGAATTATTGTTAA
- the fabG gene encoding 3-oxoacyl-ACP reductase FabG, translating into MSIEGKVALVTGATRGIGKAIAENLAAQGVVVVGTATSENGAAAISSYLLAAENPGCGLVLDVASPESIDAVLKEVTTRFGAVEILVNNAGITRDNLMMRMKDDEWDAVINTNLSANFRLAKSCLRGMTKARWGRIISISSVVASMGNAGQANYAAAKAGLEGFSRALAREIATRNITVNCVAPGFIDTDMTSGLAEEHKTVLQGQIPMARLGEPEEVAAVVGFLASEGGSYVTGETIHVNGGMYMA; encoded by the coding sequence ATGAGTATTGAAGGTAAAGTGGCGCTGGTGACTGGCGCAACACGTGGAATCGGCAAGGCCATTGCTGAAAACCTGGCCGCACAGGGTGTGGTGGTGGTGGGTACGGCAACCAGTGAAAACGGGGCTGCAGCAATCAGCAGCTATCTGCTCGCAGCCGAAAATCCTGGGTGTGGTCTGGTGCTGGATGTCGCTAGTCCCGAATCCATTGATGCTGTATTAAAAGAGGTCACCACTCGCTTCGGTGCTGTGGAAATCCTGGTCAACAATGCTGGCATCACTCGAGACAATCTTATGATGCGGATGAAAGACGATGAGTGGGATGCTGTTATCAATACTAATCTCAGCGCTAACTTCCGTTTGGCAAAAAGCTGCCTGCGCGGGATGACTAAAGCGCGCTGGGGACGTATCATTAGCATTAGCTCAGTGGTCGCCTCAATGGGTAATGCAGGTCAGGCTAACTATGCGGCGGCAAAAGCTGGCCTGGAAGGTTTTTCCCGGGCACTGGCGCGTGAAATAGCTACGCGCAATATTACTGTGAATTGTGTTGCTCCGGGTTTTATCGATACGGATATGACCTCTGGCCTGGCCGAAGAGCACAAAACTGTTTTACAGGGGCAGATTCCAATGGCGCGTTTGGGCGAGCCTGAAGAAGTTGCCGCTGTTGTCGGCTTCCTCGCCAGTGAGGGTGGAAGCTATGTAACAGGTGAAACTATTCATGTCAATGGTGGCATGTATATGGCCTGA
- a CDS encoding S49 family peptidase: MSNNHWDDPEKKDTPPEWLSEEPSADAKVKQALDKASEQTEKSKEWRLIEKIVSSLNVEQRRSRRWGIFFKSLTFIYLFALLAIFIMGRDLSGAKEAVDPQPHVALIELRGIIADGADASADNIITALRKAFAASQSRAIILRINSPGGSPVQSGYINDEIARLRALHPDKKVYAVITDIGASGGYYVAVAADEIYADKASLVGSIGVTASGFGFVDLMEKVGVERRIMTSGENKAFLDPFSPQRDDETEFWESVLETTHQQFIREVKEGRGERLTDTDRLFTGLIWSGEQALELGLIDGLGSSSYVARELVKIDRLVDYTYQPSSFDRLVDRLGVSFAKHMSTQMVEYWSPRLQ; encoded by the coding sequence GTGAGTAATAATCATTGGGATGATCCGGAAAAAAAAGACACGCCACCCGAGTGGCTGTCTGAAGAACCCAGCGCCGACGCCAAAGTTAAGCAGGCGCTGGACAAAGCGTCTGAGCAGACTGAGAAGAGTAAAGAGTGGCGACTGATTGAAAAAATTGTCTCCAGTCTGAATGTGGAGCAGCGTCGTTCAAGGCGCTGGGGAATTTTTTTCAAGTCGCTGACATTTATTTACCTGTTTGCGCTACTGGCAATCTTTATTATGGGGCGTGATCTTAGTGGCGCTAAAGAGGCGGTTGATCCACAGCCACATGTTGCGCTTATTGAGTTACGTGGCATCATCGCCGACGGCGCTGATGCCAGTGCAGATAATATTATTACAGCGCTACGCAAAGCCTTTGCAGCAAGTCAGAGTCGGGCAATTATTCTGCGCATCAATAGTCCAGGTGGCAGCCCTGTGCAGTCGGGTTACATCAATGATGAAATCGCACGTCTAAGGGCGCTGCACCCAGATAAAAAAGTCTATGCAGTCATTACCGATATAGGTGCTTCCGGCGGTTATTACGTGGCGGTCGCCGCGGATGAAATTTATGCTGATAAAGCCAGTTTAGTCGGCTCTATTGGGGTAACGGCTTCCGGTTTCGGATTTGTTGATCTGATGGAAAAAGTGGGCGTTGAGCGCCGGATCATGACGTCCGGGGAAAATAAAGCTTTTCTGGATCCCTTCAGTCCTCAGCGAGACGATGAGACCGAGTTTTGGGAGTCTGTGTTGGAAACGACGCACCAGCAGTTTATTCGCGAAGTTAAGGAGGGGCGAGGCGAGCGTCTGACGGATACGGATCGACTGTTTACCGGTCTGATCTGGAGTGGCGAGCAAGCGCTGGAACTGGGCTTGATTGATGGTCTGGGCAGCTCCAGTTATGTTGCTCGCGAGCTGGTTAAAATCGATCGTCTGGTGGATTATACCTATCAGCCATCCTCCTTTGACAGGCTGGTCGATCGTTTAGGTGTGTCTTTCGCCAAGCATATGTCTACACAAATGGTAGAGTACTGGTCACCGCGCTTGCAGTGA
- the plsX gene encoding phosphate acyltransferase PlsX has protein sequence MSEHLSIAVDAMGGDFGPRVTVPACINLLKQQRQLTILLVGDKAQIEPLLSRCPAYLSSRITLVHTTSVITMNDKPSYALRNLQDSSMYLALGLVRDGKASACVSAGNTGALMVLGCSLLRTLPGIDRPAIISAIPTQQDHCYLLDLGANVNCNAEHLLQFALMGSAMVSAVEGKPSPRIALLNIGSEEIKGNEQVKLASRLIQEHGSLNYIGFIEGDQVFSDRADVIVCDGFTGNIALKSSEGLARLIAGKLRKSFTRNLYRRLLGVLAQPVLKELQQQIDPGRRNGASLLGLQGVVVKSHGGAGRRHFEAALSQAVTDARLNIPSRIVEQLEQQLQQQPT, from the coding sequence TTGTCTGAACACCTTAGCATTGCCGTAGATGCGATGGGCGGGGACTTCGGTCCCCGTGTTACTGTTCCTGCCTGTATCAACCTGCTAAAACAACAGCGCCAGCTCACCATTCTGCTGGTGGGTGATAAAGCTCAGATAGAGCCATTATTGTCACGCTGTCCTGCTTATCTGTCTAGTCGTATTACTTTGGTTCATACCACTTCGGTCATTACTATGAATGACAAGCCTTCCTATGCCTTACGCAATCTTCAGGATTCGTCTATGTACCTGGCGCTGGGTCTGGTGCGTGATGGTAAGGCATCGGCTTGTGTCAGTGCTGGCAATACCGGTGCTTTGATGGTTTTGGGTTGCAGTTTATTGCGTACCCTTCCGGGTATAGATCGTCCGGCTATTATCAGTGCCATTCCTACACAGCAGGATCATTGTTACCTGCTGGATCTGGGGGCGAATGTGAATTGCAATGCGGAGCATTTGTTACAGTTCGCTCTGATGGGCTCAGCCATGGTGTCCGCCGTTGAGGGTAAGCCATCTCCGCGTATTGCCTTGCTGAATATCGGTAGCGAAGAGATTAAGGGTAACGAGCAGGTCAAGCTGGCTTCACGCCTGATTCAGGAACATGGTAGTCTGAACTATATTGGCTTTATCGAGGGTGATCAGGTGTTCAGTGATCGTGCTGATGTGATCGTTTGTGATGGGTTTACCGGCAATATAGCACTCAAGAGTAGTGAGGGCCTGGCGCGTCTTATTGCGGGCAAGCTGCGCAAGAGTTTTACCCGTAATTTATATAGACGTTTGCTGGGAGTGCTGGCCCAGCCTGTGCTTAAAGAATTGCAGCAGCAGATAGATCCGGGTCGCCGCAATGGTGCAAGTTTGCTGGGGCTTCAGGGTGTGGTTGTTAAGAGTCATGGTGGTGCCGGGCGGCGTCATTTTGAAGCAGCTCTGTCGCAGGCAGTTACAGATGCGCGGTTGAATATACCCTCGCGAATTGTTGAGCAACTGGAGCAACAGTTGCAGCAACAGCCTACCTGA
- the acpP gene encoding acyl carrier protein, whose amino-acid sequence MSNIEERVKKIIAEQLGVKEEEVVNSASFVEDLGADSLDTVELVMALEEEFETEIPDEEAEKITTVQLAIDYINAHQ is encoded by the coding sequence ATGAGTAATATTGAAGAGCGCGTTAAGAAAATCATCGCTGAGCAACTGGGTGTTAAAGAAGAAGAGGTGGTCAACAGTGCCTCCTTCGTTGAAGACCTGGGTGCTGACTCGCTCGACACCGTTGAGCTGGTGATGGCACTGGAAGAAGAATTCGAAACTGAAATCCCCGACGAGGAAGCTGAAAAAATCACTACCGTTCAGCTGGCGATCGATTACATCAACGCACACCAGTAA
- the tmk gene encoding dTMP kinase: MRGCFITLEGVEGVGKTTNLEYIHQRLQAAGITVVVTREPGGTAMAEEIRELLLRQRTESVAEMAELLLMFAARAQHLHALITPSLEQGHWVLCDRFTDATYAYQGGGRGVPLSLISTLESMVQASLRPDLTLLLDLPVEQGLERARNRSTPDRFEAEKQRFFEAVREVYLDRAMAEPERFAVIDASLDLEQVQQQIRVQLQQRLGVTPV, translated from the coding sequence ATGAGAGGTTGTTTTATTACCCTGGAAGGTGTTGAGGGGGTGGGTAAAACCACTAATCTTGAGTATATCCATCAGCGCCTGCAGGCCGCTGGTATAACTGTTGTGGTCACACGGGAACCGGGCGGTACTGCCATGGCTGAAGAGATTCGTGAATTGCTGCTACGACAGCGCACAGAATCCGTAGCCGAAATGGCTGAGTTGTTGTTGATGTTTGCCGCACGTGCTCAGCACTTGCACGCATTGATCACTCCGTCGCTGGAGCAGGGGCATTGGGTGTTGTGTGACCGCTTTACCGATGCCACTTATGCTTACCAGGGCGGCGGCCGCGGTGTTCCGCTGTCACTGATCAGTACATTGGAGTCCATGGTGCAGGCATCACTTCGTCCAGACCTGACCTTGCTGTTGGATCTACCGGTTGAGCAAGGGTTGGAGCGTGCCCGCAATCGCAGTACACCGGACAGGTTTGAAGCCGAGAAACAGCGTTTTTTTGAAGCCGTCAGAGAAGTCTATTTGGACCGGGCTATGGCAGAGCCTGAGCGCTTTGCCGTTATAGACGCATCACTGGATCTTGAACAAGTGCAGCAACAGATACGTGTTCAACTGCAGCAGCGTTTAGGCGTTACCCCGGTATGA
- a CDS encoding Maf family protein, translating into MDKALVLASSSPYRREILDKLGFAYRSKKPDVDETPLPTESPEALVARLAESKARSLANYFHNALIIGSDQVAVLDGQIIGKPGTKAKAMEQLQNASGRCVTFLTGLSLYNTETRQAQTEVVPYKVYFRQLNSGMIDRYLEREQPFNCAGSFKSEALGIVLFDKLEGEDPNTLIGLPLIRLVRMLEQEGIEVL; encoded by the coding sequence ATGGACAAAGCCCTCGTTTTAGCATCCAGCTCTCCTTATCGTCGCGAAATCCTGGATAAGCTCGGTTTTGCTTATCGCAGCAAAAAACCCGATGTCGATGAAACACCCCTACCCACTGAATCGCCCGAAGCACTGGTTGCTCGACTGGCTGAAAGCAAGGCTCGCTCTCTGGCAAATTACTTCCACAATGCATTGATTATAGGTTCTGATCAGGTTGCCGTGCTTGACGGCCAGATTATCGGCAAACCCGGCACTAAAGCCAAAGCCATGGAACAGTTACAAAATGCCTCGGGCCGCTGTGTAACCTTCCTGACCGGATTGAGCTTATACAATACTGAAACCCGGCAAGCTCAGACTGAAGTCGTTCCCTATAAAGTATATTTTCGTCAACTCAACAGCGGAATGATAGATCGCTATCTTGAGCGTGAACAGCCCTTCAATTGCGCAGGCAGCTTCAAGTCAGAGGCGTTGGGTATTGTGTTGTTTGACAAACTCGAGGGAGAAGACCCCAATACCCTGATTGGCCTGCCACTGATACGCCTGGTGCGTATGCTGGAACAGGAGGGTATTGAGGTTTTGTAA
- the rpmF gene encoding 50S ribosomal protein L32, with product MAVQQNKKSRSRRDMRRSHDALSGPTLAVDATTGETHRRHHVTEDGFYRGRQVINKQDEE from the coding sequence ATGGCAGTACAGCAGAACAAAAAATCCCGTTCAAGACGTGATATGCGTCGTTCGCATGATGCGCTGAGCGGTCCAACTCTGGCAGTTGATGCAACTACCGGTGAAACACACCGTCGTCACCATGTGACTGAAGATGGTTTCTACCGTGGTCGTCAGGTTATCAACAAGCAAGACGAAGAGTAA
- a CDS encoding YceD family protein: MSNGPLPKKADPRKLAEREAQITGIAEVSAMPRLASFLCSEQGTVNVTLSFAVDEQHLRTVSGKARGQVLMTCQRCLEPVSIDVRADVNLAVVLNDEQARNLPRYYDPLLVEDDDVELLPIVEDELILSLPSVPMHEDCSVKTSWGDSGTVRLQQEKPNPFSVLASLKDKTSKR; the protein is encoded by the coding sequence ATGTCGAACGGTCCATTACCGAAAAAAGCTGATCCGCGCAAACTTGCTGAGCGGGAAGCGCAGATTACTGGTATCGCTGAAGTTTCAGCGATGCCTCGCCTTGCTTCTTTTTTATGTAGCGAGCAGGGCACAGTAAACGTAACGTTGAGTTTTGCAGTAGATGAACAACATCTGCGCACTGTATCAGGCAAAGCCAGAGGTCAGGTATTGATGACCTGTCAGCGTTGCCTCGAGCCAGTGAGCATTGATGTCAGGGCCGATGTAAATCTGGCCGTGGTTCTCAATGATGAGCAGGCCAGAAACCTGCCGCGGTACTACGACCCGCTACTCGTTGAAGACGACGATGTGGAGTTGTTGCCGATCGTAGAGGATGAATTGATTCTGAGCTTGCCCTCCGTGCCTATGCACGAGGACTGTTCAGTCAAAACATCCTGGGGCGATAGTGGAACAGTTCGTCTTCAGCAAGAAAAACCTAACCCTTTCAGTGTGCTGGCCTCGCTAAAAGACAAGACCAGCAAGCGTTAA
- the fabD gene encoding ACP S-malonyltransferase, translating into MSQALAFVFPGQGSQQVGMLSELAAAHPVIEETFAEASTALGYDLWELVQSGPEEQLNSTEITQPALLTASVALWRLWVQQGGATPAMMAGHSLGEYSALVCAGAMSLEAGVQLVRRRGELMQQAVPFGTGAMAAILGLDDASVKAACELAAEGDVVAPVNYNCPGQVVIAGEKAAVERAMAACKAAGAKRAIALPVSVPSHCSLMKPVAEDMAAALSSVALVMPAVPVVQNVTAEVVGSVESLRQNLVEQLYSPVLWTDSVLAMADKGVQVTIECGPGKVLSGLNKKINKSLEVVSLADVVSFEKALSLI; encoded by the coding sequence ATGTCGCAAGCACTGGCTTTTGTGTTTCCCGGGCAAGGCTCTCAACAGGTGGGTATGTTGTCTGAACTGGCGGCTGCTCACCCTGTTATAGAAGAGACTTTTGCAGAGGCTTCAACGGCGTTGGGCTATGATTTGTGGGAGTTGGTTCAGTCTGGACCGGAAGAGCAACTTAATTCTACAGAGATAACCCAGCCTGCGCTGCTAACAGCCAGTGTTGCGCTCTGGCGTCTCTGGGTGCAGCAGGGCGGTGCTACTCCGGCAATGATGGCTGGACATAGTCTGGGCGAATATTCGGCACTGGTTTGTGCCGGCGCCATGTCTCTTGAAGCTGGCGTGCAGTTGGTTAGGCGGCGCGGTGAATTGATGCAGCAGGCGGTTCCATTCGGCACAGGTGCTATGGCGGCAATACTGGGACTGGATGATGCATCGGTCAAAGCGGCCTGCGAGCTGGCCGCTGAGGGTGATGTGGTCGCACCGGTTAACTACAATTGTCCTGGACAAGTGGTTATCGCGGGTGAAAAAGCCGCCGTAGAGCGTGCCATGGCGGCCTGTAAGGCTGCAGGAGCCAAGCGCGCTATCGCTTTGCCAGTCAGTGTTCCATCCCACTGCAGCCTGATGAAGCCTGTAGCAGAAGACATGGCTGCGGCGTTGTCATCGGTGGCGCTGGTTATGCCAGCTGTACCGGTAGTGCAGAATGTGACGGCCGAAGTCGTCGGTTCAGTTGAAAGCCTGCGTCAGAATCTCGTTGAGCAGCTGTACAGCCCGGTTTTGTGGACGGATTCGGTGTTGGCGATGGCTGATAAAGGGGTGCAGGTCACCATCGAGTGCGGTCCTGGTAAGGTATTGTCCGGACTGAATAAAAAGATCAATAAATCACTTGAAGTCGTCTCTTTGGCCGATGTAGTGAGTTTTGAGAAAGCATTGAGCCTAATCTAA